The Tepidibacter aestuarii genome contains a region encoding:
- a CDS encoding betaine/proline/choline family ABC transporter ATP-binding protein has product MIKFENVKKAFEKNVVIENLNLEIKEGEFVVLIGESGCGKTTTMKMINKLIESTDGKIYINGKDISKVNPIELRKNIGYVIQKVGLFPHMTVGENIELVPLLKHWDIERRNKRSKELLDLVGLPSNEYYDRYPHELSGGQQQRIGIARALAVNPDIILMDEPFSALDPITREQLQDEMTRLQEELGKTIVLVSHDMDEAIKLADKIAVMDNGKVIQFDSPEEILINPVNEFVENFVGKDRLWRQPELLLAKDIMIKDYPKVLLSRTPAQAIEKMKEKKLEFLTVVNKQGNYEGYVTIKELKDKASKVKMKDIKNTSIEPVHEDLNMVEVINIMKNKHVKFLPVVNSENIVKGVITKSSLLNVISDLIITD; this is encoded by the coding sequence TTGATTAAATTTGAAAATGTAAAAAAAGCTTTTGAAAAAAATGTAGTAATTGAAAATTTAAATTTAGAAATAAAAGAAGGCGAATTTGTTGTATTAATTGGAGAAAGTGGATGCGGTAAAACTACAACAATGAAAATGATTAACAAGCTTATAGAGTCTACTGACGGAAAGATATATATAAATGGCAAAGATATATCTAAGGTTAATCCTATCGAACTTCGTAAAAATATTGGATATGTAATACAAAAGGTTGGTCTATTCCCTCACATGACTGTAGGTGAAAATATAGAATTAGTTCCTTTACTAAAACATTGGGATATTGAGAGAAGAAATAAAAGATCAAAAGAACTTTTAGATTTAGTGGGACTTCCATCTAATGAATATTACGATAGATATCCTCACGAACTAAGTGGAGGACAGCAGCAAAGAATAGGTATTGCTAGAGCACTTGCTGTTAATCCTGATATTATATTAATGGACGAGCCATTTTCAGCACTTGATCCAATTACAAGAGAACAGTTACAAGATGAAATGACTAGATTACAAGAAGAGTTAGGTAAAACAATTGTACTAGTATCTCATGATATGGATGAAGCTATAAAACTTGCAGACAAAATAGCAGTAATGGATAATGGTAAAGTAATTCAATTCGATTCTCCAGAAGAAATTTTAATTAATCCAGTTAATGAATTTGTAGAAAATTTCGTTGGAAAAGATCGTCTATGGAGACAACCAGAATTATTACTAGCTAAAGATATAATGATAAAAGATTATCCAAAAGTTTTACTGAGCAGAACTCCAGCCCAAGCTATAGAAAAAATGAAAGAAAAGAAGTTAGAGTTTTTAACTGTTGTAAATAAACAAGGTAATTATGAAGGGTATGTTACGATAAAAGAATTAAAAGATAAAGCATCTAAAGTAAAAATGAAAGATATAAAAAATACAAGTATTGAACCTGTTCATGAAGATTTAAATATGGTTGAAGTTATTAATATTATGAAGAACAAGCATGTTAAATTTCTTCCTGTAGTAAATAGTGAAAACATAGTTAAAGGAGTAATTACAAAGAGCAGTTTATTAAATGTTATATCAGATTTAATTATTACAGATTAA
- a CDS encoding glycine betaine ABC transporter substrate-binding protein, translated as MLNNMGLVIQKLIEHMQITLIAVLFAVVVGVPLGIIVSRSKKLGKLILGVANVFQTIPSLALFGFIIPLPIIGGIGYKPAVIVLFLYALLPIIKNTYIGINSIDNAVIESARGMGMTSRQILLMVTLPLAFPIIMGGIRVATVINIGTATIASLIGAGGLGDFIFRGISMSDTGIILAGAVPTTVLALSVDFILGLVENKLPVSTIGHVITNKKIMKRALVATLIPIIAIGSISYIKSMESDEVIRIGTKNYTESRLMGELLSVYIENNTDLKTEISELGGTLPTFKAIQSKNIDMYVEYTGTAYTTILKKTGDIPSSQEVYDTVKKEYNEQFGLTWLNPLGFNNTYTLSVKKEISQKYNLKTFSDLTNYSDKFILGATAEILERPDGFPGLKELYNFNFKDIKALDPGLRYNAIEDNSVQVIDAFSTDGKLQELGLVVLKDDKDYFPPYYAVPLVNNKTLEENSEIRPLLEKLENILNDEEMQKLNYRADVKKEDLNSIATDFLKSKNLIK; from the coding sequence ATGTTAAATAATATGGGATTAGTTATACAAAAATTAATAGAACATATGCAAATTACTTTGATTGCGGTACTATTTGCTGTTGTTGTAGGAGTACCTTTAGGTATTATTGTATCGAGGAGTAAAAAATTAGGAAAATTAATATTGGGAGTAGCTAATGTATTTCAGACAATTCCTAGTTTAGCTTTGTTTGGATTCATTATACCATTACCTATAATAGGAGGAATAGGTTATAAGCCTGCAGTAATCGTGTTATTTTTATATGCACTTCTTCCTATAATAAAAAACACATATATAGGAATTAACAGTATAGATAATGCAGTTATTGAATCTGCTAGAGGTATGGGAATGACTTCTAGACAAATTTTACTTATGGTAACACTTCCTTTGGCGTTTCCTATAATTATGGGAGGTATTAGGGTTGCTACTGTTATCAATATAGGAACAGCAACTATAGCTTCATTAATAGGTGCTGGAGGACTAGGAGATTTTATTTTTAGAGGAATATCTATGAGTGATACAGGGATAATTTTAGCAGGAGCTGTTCCTACTACAGTTTTAGCTTTATCTGTAGATTTTATATTGGGATTAGTAGAAAATAAATTACCAGTTAGTACTATAGGACATGTAATAACAAATAAAAAAATAATGAAAAGAGCTTTAGTTGCTACTCTTATACCTATAATTGCTATAGGAAGTATATCTTACATCAAATCAATGGAATCAGATGAAGTCATTAGGATTGGAACTAAAAATTATACGGAATCTCGTTTAATGGGAGAGTTGCTATCTGTATATATTGAAAATAATACAGATTTGAAAACTGAAATATCTGAATTAGGTGGGACACTACCTACTTTTAAAGCCATTCAATCAAAAAATATTGATATGTATGTAGAATATACAGGAACAGCATATACTACAATACTTAAAAAGACAGGTGATATACCTTCATCTCAAGAAGTATACGATACTGTAAAGAAAGAATATAATGAACAATTTGGATTGACTTGGTTAAATCCTTTAGGATTTAATAACACTTATACTTTATCAGTAAAAAAAGAAATTTCTCAAAAATACAATTTAAAAACTTTTTCTGATTTGACAAATTACTCTGATAAGTTCATTTTAGGTGCAACAGCAGAGATTTTAGAACGTCCAGATGGTTTTCCTGGTTTAAAAGAATTATATAATTTTAATTTTAAGGACATAAAAGCATTAGATCCAGGACTTCGTTATAATGCTATTGAAGATAATTCGGTTCAAGTCATAGATGCTTTTTCTACAGATGGTAAATTGCAAGAATTAGGTCTTGTGGTATTAAAAGATGATAAAGATTATTTTCCACCATATTATGCTGTACCTTTAGTTAATAATAAAACTTTAGAAGAAAATAGTGAAATTAGACCACTTTTAGAAAAGTTGGAAAATATTTTAAATGATGAAGAAATGCAAAAATTAAATTATAGAGCAGATGTTAAAAAAGAAGATTTAAATTCAATAGCTACAGATTTCTTAAAAAGTAAAAATTTAATTAAATAA
- a CDS encoding diadenylate cyclase has translation MRGIRVFSDDIKKELRNSLSNIFAFNKHKYLNERDIIKYWNEKDEIESQNPYLFWDEAHKCIVAVIYSYENKEQLLGGVLLDVIQRPEQLDIDFGNCFCRVFNEDIRTISNTHTHSDLWFALRPTQFQRAIAKFSTFITTPMVKWMQIVESSTALSYEGNPFTYCLFMINEEKWIEKALRDRFVKFAESIKLEKGLLSEKWVRSAVDVNRVGLVGLGHEGDLIGIFNIPSETEDRDSLSFAPHESMRAIRHFLVPGTALFITTANGDIYIMLPNGAIFHKTQGRWHYLNYIHVHNILSTLFDEEFAYSLLRLSLDLSFERHGALIIIPDKNQFIEKMVPDHVKKEKVNKDVRNSVKGLNVNILMHRQIIMAAAKIDGALVLSKEGIVLDVACMVAEPRKEDMSLFGINNLRRFSGARSTAAWNSSIYGTSIKISEDGPITIYNKGKLLVKIG, from the coding sequence ATGAGAGGTATAAGGGTTTTTAGTGACGATATCAAAAAGGAGCTTCGTAATTCTTTATCAAATATATTTGCATTTAATAAACATAAATATCTTAATGAACGTGATATTATTAAATATTGGAATGAAAAAGATGAAATTGAATCTCAAAATCCTTATTTATTTTGGGACGAAGCTCATAAGTGCATAGTTGCAGTTATTTATTCCTATGAAAACAAAGAACAACTATTAGGTGGGGTTTTGCTAGATGTTATTCAAAGACCTGAGCAGCTAGATATAGATTTCGGAAATTGTTTTTGTAGGGTTTTTAATGAGGATATACGAACAATTTCAAATACACATACACATTCTGACCTTTGGTTTGCACTTAGGCCAACACAGTTTCAAAGAGCAATTGCTAAATTTTCCACATTCATAACTACACCTATGGTAAAGTGGATGCAAATAGTTGAAAGTAGTACAGCTCTTAGTTATGAAGGAAATCCATTTACGTATTGTTTATTTATGATTAATGAAGAAAAATGGATAGAAAAAGCTTTGAGGGATAGATTTGTAAAATTTGCAGAATCTATTAAGTTAGAAAAAGGACTACTATCAGAAAAATGGGTAAGGTCTGCTGTAGATGTGAATAGGGTTGGTTTGGTTGGTTTAGGCCATGAAGGAGATTTGATTGGAATATTTAATATACCATCAGAAACTGAAGATAGAGACAGTTTGAGTTTTGCACCACATGAAAGCATGAGAGCAATACGTCACTTTTTAGTACCTGGTACTGCACTGTTTATTACTACAGCTAATGGAGATATATATATAATGCTTCCAAATGGTGCTATTTTTCATAAAACACAGGGTAGGTGGCATTATTTAAATTATATACATGTGCATAATATATTATCAACACTATTTGATGAAGAGTTTGCATATTCATTACTTAGATTATCTCTTGATTTGAGTTTTGAGAGGCATGGTGCATTAATTATTATACCTGATAAAAATCAATTTATAGAAAAAATGGTTCCTGATCATGTTAAGAAAGAAAAAGTTAATAAAGATGTACGTAATTCAGTTAAAGGATTAAATGTAAATATATTAATGCATAGGCAAATAATAATGGCTGCAGCGAAAATTGATGGAGCACTTGTTCTTTCAAAAGAAGGAATAGTTTTAGATGTAGCATGCATGGTTGCCGAACCTAGAAAAGAGGATATGAGTTTATTTGGTATAAATAATTTAAGGCGTTTTTCTGGGGCTAGAAGTACGGCAGCATGGAATTCAAGTATATATGGAACTTCAATTAAAATCTCAGAAGATGGGCCTATAACCATATATAATAAAGGAAAATTATTGGTTAAAATCGGTTAA
- a CDS encoding asparaginase, translated as MNITKLVDVYRGRKVESSHFGHVVVVNSNGKLLYSAGDPNRITYARSSIKPIQVIPVIETGTANKYRLSNDELALMCASHSGEPQHTNKVLEILDRNGMEENMLKCGTHIPRGKNVYENLIVKGKKLTPVYSNCSGKHTGMLLTAKHMGETIENYYEINHPVQQRILNVISQMTSCRIEDIEIGIDGCGVPVHSLPLYNLAYAFARLACPENFGLKRAKACKRITTAMTEYPEMVGGTGRFCTDFMKATNGRFVGKAGAEAVYAIGDKDTGIGIAIKIEDGNFRAVYPTAVEVLKQLNMIKKEELEKLKDHYTPKIYNNRKEEVGKIITSFNLQKH; from the coding sequence ATGAATATTACTAAGTTAGTTGATGTATATCGTGGTAGGAAAGTAGAGAGTTCTCATTTTGGACACGTAGTAGTTGTAAATTCAAATGGAAAACTATTGTATTCTGCTGGTGATCCTAATCGAATAACATATGCACGTTCTTCAATAAAGCCAATCCAAGTAATTCCTGTAATAGAAACTGGCACAGCAAATAAATATAGATTAAGTAATGATGAATTAGCATTAATGTGTGCATCACATAGTGGCGAACCTCAGCATACTAATAAGGTTTTAGAAATATTGGACAGAAATGGAATGGAAGAAAATATGTTAAAATGTGGAACTCATATCCCGCGAGGTAAGAATGTATATGAAAATTTAATTGTTAAAGGGAAAAAACTTACTCCTGTGTATAGTAATTGTTCAGGTAAACATACAGGAATGCTTTTAACAGCTAAACATATGGGAGAAACAATAGAAAATTATTATGAAATAAATCATCCTGTACAACAAAGAATCTTAAATGTCATTTCTCAAATGACTAGTTGTAGAATTGAAGATATTGAAATAGGTATAGATGGTTGTGGAGTACCAGTACATTCACTACCTCTTTATAATTTGGCTTATGCATTTGCTAGATTAGCATGTCCTGAAAATTTTGGATTAAAAAGAGCTAAAGCGTGTAAAAGAATTACTACAGCTATGACTGAGTATCCTGAAATGGTTGGTGGAACAGGACGATTCTGTACTGACTTTATGAAGGCCACTAATGGAAGATTCGTTGGAAAAGCAGGAGCTGAAGCAGTTTATGCAATTGGAGATAAAGATACAGGCATAGGAATTGCAATTAAAATTGAAGATGGAAATTTTAGAGCAGTATATCCTACTGCAGTTGAAGTATTAAAACAATTAAATATGATTAAAAAAGAAGAACTAGAAAAATTAAAAGATCATTATACACCAAAAATATATAACAACCGTAAAGAAGAAGTAGGAAAAATCATTACATCTTTTAATCTGCAAAAGCACTAG
- a CDS encoding glutathione ABC transporter substrate-binding protein has translation MLKRLLVLLTILALIVGSLVGCGQTNQEQQQTGEEAKKEDKNLVIAVADTFVSMDPHDTNDTLSYSAQKTMMQGLVGFDKDMNVVPVLAEEYESNEEATEFTFKLHKGVKFHDGTDFNAEAVKVNIDRLANPENKLKRHSLFALVDRTEVVNDYTVKVVLKEPFGAMINNFAHPAAMMHSPKALEEYGKEVSRNPVGTGPFVFSEWVPGNHIKVVKNENYWKADYPKVDSVTFKPVKENGSRIAMLQTKEADFIYPVPAEQIKAIDGKDGVVIETKPSIIARYLSMNTMKKPFNDARVRKAINYAINKEAYSKVVYDGYTEKIDSILAPNTQYYSKQDETYDFNLEKAKQLMKEAGYENGFETEIWGNNNNTTVKGMEFLQQQLSQIGIKAKVVPMESGTRAEKIWSVQNPEDAELQMYYGGWSPSTGDADWGIRPLLASDSFPPYSYNTAYYSNPEADKWIKEGIATADPENRKEAYAKAQEILWEDAPWAFLCVNLTMSGKQDYLEGVYLLPDGALSVEEAEIK, from the coding sequence ATGCTAAAGAGATTGCTTGTTTTATTAACTATCCTAGCTTTAATTGTAGGTAGTTTAGTTGGTTGTGGTCAAACAAATCAAGAACAACAACAAACTGGTGAAGAGGCTAAAAAAGAGGATAAAAATCTAGTAATAGCAGTTGCGGATACATTTGTTAGTATGGATCCACATGATACTAATGATACATTGTCTTATTCTGCTCAAAAGACAATGATGCAGGGGTTAGTAGGTTTTGATAAAGACATGAATGTTGTTCCAGTACTAGCAGAAGAATATGAGAGTAATGAAGAGGCAACAGAGTTCACATTTAAATTACATAAGGGAGTTAAGTTCCATGATGGAACAGACTTTAACGCAGAAGCTGTCAAAGTTAATATTGACCGTTTGGCAAATCCAGAAAACAAATTAAAAAGACATAGTTTATTTGCATTAGTAGATAGAACAGAGGTAGTTAATGATTATACAGTTAAGGTGGTTCTAAAAGAGCCTTTTGGTGCTATGATAAATAACTTTGCACATCCAGCTGCTATGATGCACAGCCCAAAAGCATTAGAAGAATATGGAAAAGAAGTATCTCGTAATCCTGTTGGTACAGGACCATTTGTATTTAGTGAGTGGGTTCCAGGGAATCATATAAAAGTAGTTAAAAATGAAAACTATTGGAAAGCTGATTATCCAAAGGTTGATTCTGTTACATTTAAACCAGTAAAAGAAAATGGAAGTAGAATTGCAATGTTACAAACTAAAGAAGCAGATTTTATTTATCCAGTGCCAGCAGAGCAAATTAAAGCAATTGATGGTAAAGATGGTGTTGTCATAGAAACTAAACCATCAATTATAGCTAGATATTTATCAATGAATACTATGAAAAAGCCTTTTAATGATGCTAGAGTGAGAAAAGCTATAAACTATGCAATTAATAAAGAAGCATATTCAAAGGTAGTTTATGATGGATATACTGAAAAAATAGATTCTATTTTAGCTCCAAATACACAATATTATTCAAAACAAGATGAAACATATGATTTTAATTTAGAAAAAGCTAAACAGCTTATGAAAGAAGCAGGTTATGAAAATGGATTTGAAACTGAAATCTGGGGAAATAACAACAATACTACTGTAAAAGGTATGGAGTTTTTACAACAACAACTTTCTCAAATAGGAATAAAAGCAAAAGTAGTTCCTATGGAATCAGGTACAAGAGCTGAAAAAATATGGAGTGTACAAAATCCAGAAGATGCAGAGCTTCAAATGTATTACGGGGGCTGGTCTCCATCTACTGGCGATGCTGACTGGGGAATAAGACCGTTACTTGCAAGTGATTCATTCCCTCCATATTCATATAACACAGCATATTACAGCAATCCAGAAGCTGATAAGTGGATAAAAGAGGGTATAGCTACAGCAGATCCTGAAAATAGAAAAGAGGCTTATGCTAAAGCTCAAGAAATCTTGTGGGAAGATGCTCCATGGGCATTCTTATGTGTTAACTTAACTATGTCTGGTAAACAAGATTACTTGGAAGGAGTATATTTATTACCAGATGGAGCTCTTAGCGTAGAAGAAGCAGAAATTAAATAA
- the gsiC gene encoding glutathione ABC transporter permease GsiC: MANYFIRRILGVIPTLILISIFVFLFIHMIPGDPARLVAGEDATAADVELIREELGLNEPLYVQYFDYMKGIMHGDLGVSLKTKKPALEEISNRFVPTMTLAIASIFWAGIFGLMIGVASSVNRGKWQDYIGMFSAVSGISLPSFWLGLMLIQIFAVKLGWLPTGGYGTLKHYILPSITLGAGVAAVMARFSRSSIMDILKEDYVRTARAKGLREKIVVWKHVLRNALIPVVTIVGLQFGFLLGGSVVVETVFSWPGMGSLLIDSVAFRDYPIIQSEILIFSFQFIIINLIIDLLYAVLNPEISYK, translated from the coding sequence GTGGCAAATTATTTTATAAGAAGAATACTTGGTGTTATACCCACTCTTATATTGATATCTATTTTTGTGTTTTTATTTATACATATGATCCCTGGTGATCCGGCTAGACTTGTTGCTGGTGAAGATGCGACTGCTGCTGATGTTGAACTTATTAGAGAAGAATTAGGGTTAAATGAACCGTTATACGTTCAGTACTTTGACTATATGAAAGGCATAATGCATGGAGATTTAGGAGTATCTTTAAAAACTAAAAAACCTGCACTTGAAGAAATATCAAATAGATTCGTTCCAACAATGACTCTAGCTATTGCAAGTATATTTTGGGCAGGTATTTTTGGGCTAATGATAGGCGTTGCTTCATCGGTAAATAGAGGTAAATGGCAAGATTACATAGGGATGTTTTCTGCTGTCTCAGGTATTTCTCTTCCTTCATTTTGGCTTGGACTTATGCTGATACAGATTTTTGCTGTTAAGTTAGGGTGGCTTCCTACTGGTGGATATGGGACTTTAAAACATTATATTTTACCATCTATAACATTGGGGGCTGGTGTTGCAGCGGTTATGGCTAGGTTTTCTAGATCATCAATTATGGATATTTTAAAAGAAGACTATGTAAGAACTGCTAGAGCAAAGGGATTAAGAGAAAAAATTGTTGTATGGAAACATGTATTAAGAAATGCTCTTATTCCTGTAGTTACTATAGTTGGATTACAATTTGGTTTTTTATTAGGAGGATCTGTAGTTGTAGAAACAGTTTTTAGTTGGCCGGGTATGGGAAGTTTATTAATAGATTCTGTTGCATTTCGAGATTATCCAATAATACAGTCAGAGATACTTATTTTTTCATTCCAGTTTATAATTATCAATTTAATAATAGATCTATTGTATGCAGTACTGAATCCTGAAATAAGTTATAAGTAG